A genomic region of SAR324 cluster bacterium contains the following coding sequences:
- a CDS encoding 3'-5' exonuclease, with protein MSQNSHFQIVEDLSDQQLIDYTGKQLIAVDTELHGLKMNRDNICLIQLGDDARNVTLIRPNLSRPPKNLKILLEDSSVRKLFHFALTDVAFFATSIGIVVENFRCTKVMSKIVRTYTDSHGLKNLCEELLGIELSKQQQQTNWASPNLTQKQLEYAASDVYYLIEIYHNLEKMMTHRPSLPSGKTVHEINEIAQRILPGLVQILIHGYGDRDQGWETSLFAH; from the coding sequence ATGAGTCAAAATTCTCATTTTCAAATTGTTGAAGACCTAAGTGATCAACAATTGATTGATTATACTGGTAAACAACTCATTGCGGTTGATACAGAATTGCATGGATTAAAGATGAATCGTGATAATATTTGCCTTATTCAACTAGGTGATGATGCAAGGAATGTTACTCTGATTAGACCAAATCTTTCAAGACCTCCAAAAAATCTAAAAATACTCCTTGAAGATTCTTCTGTTCGGAAGCTTTTCCATTTTGCGTTGACTGATGTAGCTTTTTTTGCAACATCGATTGGAATTGTTGTTGAAAATTTCCGATGTACTAAGGTAATGAGTAAAATTGTTCGAACATATACAGACAGCCATGGATTAAAAAATCTATGTGAGGAGTTGCTAGGAATTGAACTCTCTAAACAACAGCAGCAAACCAATTGGGCATCACCAAATCTTACACAGAAACAGCTAGAATATGCAGCTAGTGATGTTTACTATTTGATTGAGATATATCATAATTTGGAAAAAATGATGACCCATCGCCCATCGTTGCCTTCTGGTAAGACTGTACATGAAATCAATGAGATAGCTCAAAGAATACTACCAGGGTTGGTACAGATTCTTATCCATGGTTATGGTGACCGTGATCAAGGTTGGGAGACTAGCTTATTTGCTCACTAA
- a CDS encoding tyrosine-type recombinase/integrase, with the protein MNVEILEQIQLEYQWYLQHEKRLTNETCQLYKTITEQFIKYVTNNAEKLYLTNNWSLNDLTGRIVQIFLENYSNQRNWQDATYSSYEKSLRSFFRFLHSLNLIDKNPLQNYKFRELLNNNEFIKKNNTSPDKLNSLINSPCSEDPLELRNRILLELAYSTVWKISQLARIQEVNLNEGDLIEIKMQSEIKEVPHLGINKDRLEQYKIHLPKFDERESFWINNHNKITNLNQLRTIIRKQLKPIGLDLKKLREIATQQFQNNGADIRSVQKLRNLKKIHRFQSLIDSDYEELRRKFSEAHTRNR; encoded by the coding sequence ATGAATGTCGAAATTCTAGAGCAAATCCAGCTGGAATATCAGTGGTATCTGCAACATGAAAAAAGGCTAACAAATGAAACATGTCAGCTTTATAAGACAATAACAGAACAGTTTATTAAATATGTCACAAACAATGCTGAAAAGCTATATCTGACAAATAATTGGTCCTTGAATGATCTCACAGGACGAATAGTACAAATATTTCTTGAAAACTATTCTAACCAGAGAAATTGGCAGGATGCCACTTACTCTTCCTATGAGAAATCACTCCGATCATTCTTCCGTTTCTTGCATTCTCTAAATCTTATTGACAAGAACCCTCTACAAAACTACAAATTTCGTGAATTACTAAACAATAATGAATTCATCAAGAAAAATAATACTTCACCTGACAAACTAAATAGCCTTATTAATTCACCATGTTCAGAAGATCCTTTAGAACTAAGAAATAGAATTTTATTGGAATTGGCTTATTCTACAGTTTGGAAAATAAGTCAATTAGCACGAATTCAGGAAGTAAATTTAAATGAAGGTGACCTCATAGAAATTAAAATGCAATCAGAAATTAAAGAGGTTCCACACTTAGGAATAAATAAAGACAGGTTGGAACAATACAAGATTCATCTACCAAAATTTGACGAAAGAGAAAGTTTTTGGATAAATAATCATAATAAAATAACTAACCTAAATCAGCTTAGAACAATCATCAGGAAACAACTGAAACCAATTGGCTTAGATCTTAAAAAGCTTAGAGAAATTGCCACTCAACAATTTCAAAATAATGGTGCTGACATTCGATCGGTTCAAAAACTAAGAAACTTAAAGAAGATCCATCGATTTCAATCATTAATCGATTCTGATTACGAAGAACTTAGAAGAAAGTTTTCTGAGGCCCATACTAGAAATCGTTAG
- a CDS encoding P-II family nitrogen regulator yields the protein MKKIEAIIKPFKLEEVKDSLHAAGIQGLTVSEVKGFGRQKGHTELYRGAEYIVDFLPKVKIEIVLANDQVETAIEAIQTAAKTGRIGDGKIFVIDLVEALRIRTGE from the coding sequence ATGAAAAAGATCGAAGCCATTATTAAGCCATTTAAACTTGAAGAAGTTAAAGATAGTCTACACGCAGCTGGGATTCAAGGACTGACTGTAAGTGAAGTTAAAGGGTTCGGAAGACAAAAAGGACATACTGAACTATACCGAGGAGCTGAATACATCGTTGATTTTTTACCCAAGGTGAAGATTGAAATTGTTTTGGCCAATGACCAGGTAGAAACAGCAATTGAGGCTATCCAAACAGCAGCTAAAACTGGCAGAATTGGAGATGGTAAAATCTTTGTTATTGATCTGGTAGAGGCCCTCAGAATTAGAACTGGTGAA